The segment TTGTCAATTGAGTCCGAAGGTGTTTAATGGGGTTGAGTTAATGGAAAAACCACTTTAACTAAATTCAAAGTAATTCTCTAGATTGTCATTGTATGCTGCAGCATTAAAGGAGTTGCCTGAGATTACCAAAAACAGCATGATCCCTGGCTGAGCCTGGTATTGTAGtgaagccccattgaaataaatgtgattgagctgcaataccataattAGCCCATGGACAGCAGTGGCAGTGTTTGGGGAAATAGAAAGaagcagatattttttttctaatcttggacaacttcTTTTAGTGTTCTCTTAACTTGAAACTAGTtcaacagccccagaccattattccTTCTCCACCAAACCTTATAATACACATTTGGTCAGGAATGGTCCTCCTGGCATCTTCCAGATGCAGTTTCAACCTCCAGATGGTGAAGTGTGATTCATTATTTCGGAGAATGGTCCCGCTGCCTCACAGTCCAGGGGCAGAATATTTTGCTCTACTCCAGCCAATGTTTGCTATTAAGCATTGTTCTCTTAAATGGAGATCCCAGCCGTGAAACTCAAActtgtgttacatgtggatttgGATGCGGATATCCAGTGAACTTACTGTGTACtttaccctttaggcctcatgcacacgaccgtgtttttgcgtccgcaattcccccgcaaatccacgggagaattgcggacccattcatttctatgggcccatacacactatccgtgttttcacgggtctccgcatgtccgcacatccgtgccgcagaaactccggacatgtcctattatgggccgcaaatgcggtgcggacatgccaatagaagtcaatgggcccgtggaaattgcggatacaccgccgtgtgtcatccgcagtttgcggatttgcggaagtgttgctaggcgacgaccggaaatgacttctgtcgtcgtgaagtctggagacagtgcatgagagcagcagagagcagcagagagcagcatggcttcaataaacgtagagaaactaatcatcctggtccagcacaagccctgtctgtggaataagcgggtggaagaatatgcagacaggaatatgaaagatcttgcctggcaggaggtctgcagtgaggtgcatcctgagtgggagaaggcaactaaagtgcaaaagaagcgcatgggtaagtttcacaccttgatgcggtttctgagtactcctgtcatgtcataatgacatgcctgacgttttgattggtggcggttggatcactgaaacacccaccaatcgctgaaatgaagctgcagaagtgcacgtgagattgtgggggtctcatggctctgaacagcaccgatgaaaacgtgacatgtcactatgagggtatgttcccacacactaattacggacgtaattagtgggtgtttgacctctattacgcacgctaaatacgctgcaatagcgttgacaaacatctgcccagtgaaagcaatgggctgatgtttgtgtgttcaagcggcgtgtatatttacgcgtcaatagacgcccgcgtcaaagaagtgacctgtcacttcttgtgccataattggagccgttattcatgggctcctatgaaaatcatttacgtccgtaaaggacgctgcgttaaagcgccagcacatgcctttacgtctgaaattacgggtgatgttttctcctgaaaccagcaacgtcatttcagccgttacggacgctgtcgtgtgggcacatggaaaacgtggcaagtctgctgtagtttctgcaacgtcggaattacctgtcaaatatgcaaatgtaggtgcagatttgtttGCGGCATCATTTTAATATAATAAACCACATTTCCTAATATCTAGTAATGTACTCTTCtaaaatgttgatctgtgattggtttattttatatcatagtcgaaaacgtcaaaacacgctggaacacgtgccgAGACCAATTCAAGCGTGAGATaaatgacaaggggaagagcggagacggacgtctgaaaaaaaagccatacatgtacaccaagcaactttcgtttcttcttgatgtaatgcaggttggcccgtaagtattgcttatatactttgaccattgtagtctgcccatgtagccagttgtgtaagtaccgctgtagcagccctaGCGACTAATTTTTGGGAGATGTGCAGACGACAGAActtaaggggactttcagtccccccttcaccctatcgctgccagcgataaggcatgtatttgtaggacacactataggtggcatttgtccggggggcgggtaggggggcctgtatggcgttagcggcatacatccccctcactagataacgccgtacagtccccctatagataacgccatatagtaccccggtagataatgccatacagtgtacagtgtggggctgtatggcgttatctacaggggtgggggcagcaaaaaaggcactatctacaaggggggggggttacacccagtggagggatggccccagtcaaaagtttgctatgcggccctgtctttcctagttagggctctgcatgtagtgatgcatacatagtgtatttgcccagctgtagacatgacgttaaattacttcaaaaattccctaacattatgttttcattttcaaacagaaccaaggataatcttgaggaagaagaagactctgatgagactcaaattgaagagcctgacgtagctttggggactgctaggtccacttccactcctgtgacAGCGGAACCAACAACAGTGGATAATCCAGTCTGTGCCGCGGAGGAAGAAATTATCCCCCGAGGTAAACGTCGACGTTCTGCCAAAGGTCCAACACgcacagagccaaggcaggaagtCGACTTGCGTGTATTAGAGCACTTAGAGAAAAGAGCTACCGAAActgaagagggcaccttctgtcgcgctctctctaatattcttaaaagagtgccaatttccagacagataaggtgccaaacagcactaatggaagtcgtggaaatatttgcgacacaccctgacccacgtgcaatgcatcaggccatcgagtttcatagacgggggtgtgatgcaagcaccttcaactctgtccctccagcacctgcagcaaccgcgcaaggcatccagcatccgtcatatgtagactcaatgccgctattcagtgacgatcgttcagtttatggcatgccaggaccttctcagcaacagtatgggcacatgcagcagggggagtcagttccacgaccacatcgtgaacctgcaccttcgcaatccttctacaatttataatttacttatataacatagttttgtttatgtttgttgacactattttatgcaagaaataaaatacgtttatagttaattatgtgtttgtctttattattattgcaacacataatgaggtattggtctgcatttctgccaaatgcaaataatcgctttttttttttttttaattaataaagaattaaaaaaaaaaaaacagaaatacattagctcgcaacccgcgtcaagggtcctcattctcttgcgagtccctactctactactgcaactttaactactaacatttgtaacataaaccggaaatacaacagtccctctcaaattttaatttggcagacaaagcacatccctttgccaaggaactgctccctcaggtgatacaaaatagtctgtatacaaattacggactgccagtccagacactccaggtcttctatgtggtgtgtagtccaaagggatgtaattagtagagaaatggttcagctctgcgtccactgccgactcatgaatcctcagaaaattgtggaggacaacacaggcttggataacctttgtcacattttcaggattcatctgaatggagctctggaacacacgccacttgctgcttagaattccgaaggcgcactccacataccgtcttgcacgtgtaaggcggtagttaaaaatgcgcctctgttcttctaagccacgcctagggaatggacgcatcaggtgaggggacagtccgaaaccttcatcacccacaatgacaaagggtgctggtggtcctgtagatcctggaagctgtctaggttccggaaggtcgagctggttagatgctagccgttcacccattctggaagccctgaagatgccagcatccgcagagcttccataggccccaatatcgacaattataaaccgatagtcactgtcagccaaggccaacagcaccaccgagaaaaactgcttataattaaaatactgagaccctgagtgagcaggcttttttacgcggatgtgcttaccatccagcgcaccaacacagttgggaaactgtgctgattggaagaagccatcggcaatccgaatccagtcctctggcttgggctttggcataactgctgctcgaagtcgctgccagatgacttcgcaggtaagcctgacaatcttcgaaatagtggagcaccccagcagaaactggaaatgtagcgaggcaaaggagttgccggtagcaagaaatctgtaaaaaaaaacaaaaacatatatataaaaatatgcacagacaggaaaaatatctgcaacacggtggcaaggcggcaatatgaacaggggacaagtatactaatattgtttgcagggtagagacatgtcgtagaaggggatttaggttttcttacctcagagtgacgatcaggcgttcctctggagaaatgcaacgtctcatggtggtgtcctggaagatcagtccaggacgaaggtccgccagcagacagtcaaaagtttgcacggacatacggcagtagctgaggaacttgtccgggtgctgccgcaggtctgagtacagcatgttaaaatgccccttcctaagccgttgtgagataatggagtgaacccaatatctcctcctcctcctcggttcttcgtccagcattggtggttgctgtccaaatcgcctggagaggagccagtgcaggagtacatcatccacatcatcagaagacatgttcgcagtgagtaaaactgacaaaaaccacagctatatcagcagcgcaatctcactgaactcgcacaaagcaaagatcaggtaaaatgcagcaggaaatggctccagagcgatcatgtgaccttcttagggggtttgaccaagcttttggcatcctgtttaaaaggcctttttttttttttttttttttttcatccgcatttttgcggattatatacggatgaactgcggactacatacggatgaactgcggatgacattccacggaacacggtcctggaaattGCGGACCAGaataacaccacggtcgtgtgcatgaggcctgtgcAGGCGGAAGTCTCTGCTGCAGGTGCAAGGATTTCTGAAAGTTCCATTTACATGAATAAAACAGACGCtcagtcgcagaaaatttctgcaacaaaatctgccgcgtgtgactgcacacTAAGGCTGGGCTCCCGTGGGTCAGATTGTACTTGTACACATCGTATCCGACCTAATACCCAAAgggaattctgtccgaaaaaccgcaccaaactgtggtacagtttttcggATAGAAATCAgtactcggggggggggggggggattctataCTTACACCCAGCTGTTGTCATGGCGACGTGTCTATCTGTCCTCTGTGCAGTCCGGcaccctgggatgacattgcagcccatgtgaccgctgcagcctgtgattggctgcagcagtcacgtgggatgaaatatcatcctACGCGGCCGGCCTGGACGGGGAACAGAAGAAAACGTCGCTATGACAACAGTCAAGCTTTaagcattaacttttttattcattttgcacaaaaaaaaaatcagttttttttcgTATTTGCCATTTTTGCCATGGAATAGCAGCATTCCATTCGCAACACTTGTCTATTTGTAGTGGGTTTtacatctccattgaattcaatggagaaaacctgcaacagaagggtaaggaatccgcagcataaattgacatggtgcAGATTTAAATTCCGAGCCGCAGGTCAATGTATGAATGTTTTTGCTGCAGGTTTTTCCGTAGTGTGtgcataagatttgttcaaatttcattaactttgttgctactgaaaaagctgcagaatttc is part of the Rhinoderma darwinii isolate aRhiDar2 chromosome 10, aRhiDar2.hap1, whole genome shotgun sequence genome and harbors:
- the LOC142662745 gene encoding uncharacterized protein LOC142662745 gives rise to the protein MNLLSKTNLSRLLLERRYIICICSITRCEDYAECMLLARPVLSAVDASSVENVKTRWNTCRDQFKREINDKGKSGDGRLKKKPYMYTKQLSFLLDVMQVGPTKDNLEEEEDSDETQIEEPDVALGTARSTSTPVTAEPTTVDNPVCAAEEEIIPRGKRRRSAKGPTRTEPRQEVDLRVLEHLEKRATETEEGTFCRALSNILKRVPISRQIRCQTALMEVVEIFATHPDPRAMHQAIEFHRRGCDASTFNSVPPAPAATAQGIQHPSYVDSMPLFSDDRSVYGMPGPSQQQYGHMQQGESVPRPHREPAPSQSFYNL